The genome window CAATCCGGATTCCCGGGCCGGATGGAAATACCAGTGTTGTAAGTTTTCCTGTTGCAGGAAGGAATTCATTATCCGGGTCTTCAGCGTAAATTCTGCATTCAATTGCATGTCCTCTGAACGAAATTTCATCCTGCCTGAATGACAACTCTTTCCCCTCCTCAATAAGAATCTGTTCTCTTACAAGATCAATCCCGGTTATCATCTCCGTTACCGGATGCTCAACCTGAATTCTGGTATTCATCTCCAGGAAATAAAAACTTCCATGTTTATCCAGAAGCATTTCAATCGTACCAGCGCCAAAATATTTGACTGCTTTTGCCGCATTGACTGCAACCGTAGTCATCTTCTCTCTTAAGTCAGGTGTTATTGAGGGAGAAGGAGCCTCCTCAATTACCTTCTGATGCCTTCTTTGCAGGGAACATTCTCTTTCAAATAGATGGACGGTATTTCCCATCTTGTCAGCAAGTATCTGCACTTCAATATGTTTTGGCTGCTCAATCAGCTTTTCAAGATATACGGCACCATTTCCAAAGAACTTTATTGCTTCCCGGGTTGCGGAGTTAAATGCATCCTCAAGTTCTTCAGGATTAAATACTTTTTTCATCCCCTTTCCGCCCCCTCCTGCTGTGGCTTTCAACAGAACCGGAAATCCGATCCGTGCTGCTTTTTCATACAGTTCCTCAACGGTTTTTATAACACCATCCGAACCAGGGACAACAGGGACACCTGCTTTTAATACAACTTCTCTGGCATTAGTCTTTTCTCCCATTGCTCTCACTGACTCTGCAGATGGTCCGATAAATCCTAACCCTGACTTTCTGACTGCTTCAATAAAAGATGCATTCTCTGATAAAAATCCATATCCGGGATGAATAGCATCTGCTCCTGCCGCTTTCGCAATTTCAATTATACGCTGTATATTTAGATATGTAGAAGAAATATCACCTTCACCAAGAAAGTACGCTTCATCCGCGGCAATGGCATGAAGAGAGGTTTCATCATTTTTATTATATATAGCCACAGCCGTTATGCCCATCTCACGGCATGTCCGGATAATTCGTAAAGCTATCTCACCTCTGTTTGCTATAAGGATTTTACGGATCATGTGAACTCCACAATGGTAATGCCATCACCGCCGAAATCAGGCGATGCAAAATAGAACCGTGATACACCGGGATGACTGCTCAGGATTTCTTTTACAAGCGCTTTCAGAGCGCCGGTACCCTTTCCGTGCAGTATTTCAATCCGTTCCATACGGCCAGCATAAGAATTATCAATAAACTTTGTCAGTTCAAGCCGTATTTCGTCAGGTCTTGCTCCCCGTATATCAATCCGATAACTGAGAGCTGACGCGTCATGATGAGCAGAAGAGGAAGAGACTGTTAACTCTTTTGCTGCCCCTTTCGAAATAACTTCAAGAGACGCAAAATCTGAATCCAGACGTAAACTTCCGGCCAGAACAGTTGCGCGCTTTTTTACCGGATCAGCTTCAATAACTTTTCCTGTTGTATTGGTACCCCGTATTTTGACGAACTGTCCGACTGATATCTGAATTAATTCTGTTTCAGTTCTTTCAGATTTTTCATCTGAAAGTGTCTTAAGGATTTCCTCTCCTTTTGAAATGACCTTTTTAACTGCAGATTTTTCACCTTTAGATTCTTTCAATTCCTTAAGAACCTTATTCATGTCCGATTTACTGGACTCAACTATTCTCTCTGCCTGTTTTCTGGCTTTGATTAGGATATCCTCTTTGCGCCTTTCGATATCATCAAGTTTCTGACGATAGAGTTTTTCCAGTCCTGCGATTCTTGATTCCTGAAGTGAGAGTTTATTTTCGCTTTCTTTTAACTTCTCCTGAAGGATTCTCACCTGAATTAAAGCATCTTCAGAAGTAATCGTTTCCTTACCGGCAAATAGTTTTGACTGTGCTATAAATTCATCATCAAAACCCAGTTTACCGGCAAGTTCAAAAGCATAACTCAGTCCTGGAAGACCCTGCTTAAGTATATAAGTAGGTTTAAGTGTATTTAAATCAAAATCAAACCCGGCGTTTTCAATTTCAGGATTAGAATCTGCAAGTGATTTCAGCTTGGAGTGATGCGTGGTCGCCAGAGTAAACGCACCATTACTAAGAAGTCTCAGCAAGACTGCGGATGCAATTCCTGAACCGGCATTTGGCTCCGTGCCGTTTCCCAATTCATCCAGAAGCACTACCGCCCCTGTTCCAGCCTCTGAAACAATTCTGTTGAGATTAAGAAGATGGGATGAAAAAGTGCTGAGGTTCTCTTCAATTGACTGATTATCCCCTATTTCAATATAAAGACTGTCAAAACTGCCGACAACAGAATCCGGTGAAACTGGTATCTGAATGCCTGCCTTTAACATAATTAACAGCAGACCCACAGTTTTCAGTGCAGCTGTTTTACCGCCGGCATTAGGACCGGAAATAATGATGGTTCTGCATTTCGAAAAATCAATGGAAATAGGGATTGTACTGTTATACCCGATTGATTCAATCAGCAAGGGATTTCTCGCCTGAAGAAGCGAAAGGGTCTGATATTCCTTTAACACCGGAGTAATTCCATTAACTTTCAAAGCATATTGTGCTCTGGCAAGATAAGAATCAAGCTCCCCGAGTACAGACAGATTAGTCATGAGCTGAGCAGAGAACTCTCCGATTTTAGAAGTGAGTTCCATGAGAATCCTCTCAACTTCCCTTTTCTCTGCATAGGTCAGGGATACAATCTCATTATTAAGGGCGAGTGATTCTTCAGGTTCAATGTATACGGTCTGACCAGTTGCTGATTCGGAATGTATAAAACCCTTTATCTGCCTCTTATATTCAGCTTTGACAGGAAGAACAAATCTCCCCTCTCTCAGGGTTATATAGTCCTCCCTGATGATATCCTCCTCTGAATAAGTCCTTCTCAAACGGTCAAACAGAATACGCAAATCGCGGCTCCGCCTGCGTATATCCTCCCTGATATCTCTCAGTTCCCTGCTGGCTGAATCTTTCACCTCACCAGTTTCTGAAAGGATGGATTGTATATGATGTTCCAGAGTAGAACTTGAAGTTATTCCCATGACAAGCAGCTTAAGATCCGGAACTTCTTTTTCAAGATTTTTTACGAATCCTGCCACGATACGGGAGTTTTGCAGAAGGCGAAGAACGGCCAGAATTTTTTCCGGCTTCATTATCATTCCTGAAACGCCTGAAGAAAGCAAATCTTCATTTAAATCGGGATGATACTCAACCGGGATGTTAATATTTCCGAGAAGAAGAGATTTTGCCTCTTCTATACGGGTGAAGACTTTAGATAGATACTCGAAGTTATAAACTGGTTCAAGTGACTCTATATAATTCTTTCCGGGATCGGTTACTGCAAATTTTCTGATTAAAGATAAAATTTTGCTGAACTCGAGTTTCCCGGCAACTGAACTGGGAATCATTTAAAGAGAGTCCTTTTCAATGAGAAATTCTTTGATTGATTTTTTTGTATCAGGATTCAGGTTTTCTATCTGATCAATGACGCCCGGCAGGAATGATGCGAGCGGTGAATAGAGAAATGATTCATTCCGGGTATCCTGCGAGGGAATCCGGAAGACGTTAAGCAGATAAAGTGCTGCACTGATAAAGAACAATATCTGAATCATACCCGTTATGCCTCCCAGAATCCGGTTCACCATGTTATTAATTTTATCGAACGGATGAACGACTCTTTTGATAACAGAAGTCAGAACAATCACAATTACAAATACGAAAAAACCCGCGAGAATTTCCGAAAAATAGGGTTCAATTCCGGTAATGGAATGCAAAACACCGCCGGCACTTTTAGCTAAAATCACCCCGAGAAAAATTGCAATGAAGAAACCGGCTGTCCCGATAATTTTTCTGATGATGCCATCCTTGAATCCAAGAATAAACGCAACCACCAGTACTATTAAAAGGATGATATCCAGATAATTCAATTATGAACCAAGAAATTCTTCAACGAGGGTTCTAACGATCTTACCGTCGGCTTTTCCTTTAAGCTCTTTTGCTGCAGCCGGCATTAGTTTTGAAAAATCAGCCTTGGATACGGCACCAACAGCAGAGGCCAGAGATTTAATCACATTACGAATTTCATCCTCGGTGAGTTGTTTCGGAAGGTATTCCTGAATGATTAGCATCTCTGATTTCTCTTTCTCAGCAATATCATTCCTTCCTGCAGCCAGATATTGTTCAATGGAGTCTTTCCGTTTCTTCACTTCCGATGAAAGCAGTTTAATTTCATCATCCGGACTCATATCACGGCCAATACCGCTTTTTTCAAATTCCAGGATTTTGGCTCTGATTGCCCGGACTGATTCAAGACGGAGTTTATCACCCGACTTCATGGCGGCTTTTAAATCTTCGTTTATTTTTTCCTTTAATGTCATATATACCTCAACTATAAAAAGAAAAGGCAGGCCTGCAATCTGCAAACCTGCCTTAAAGTACTATTTTTTACTGGTCAGATTTTAACACTTGCAGAATAGTTAATTCTGAGGCAGTAAGCCTTTCTGAGTTCCTGCTGAATATCGGTAACCATGCCCATATCAACGTTTTTATCTATTCTCAGTGATACAATCACATTGGGAAGAATCTGACGTTTTCCGTACATGATGCTCTGAACTTCTTCGATTTTCACAACTGCATCATTTAACTGAATACGCTTGTCATTTCCAACCCAAAGATAAGATATCAAACGTTTATTCTCTACTTTTTCCACGGCTTTGGCTTCAGGAAGTGAGTATTTTACAAATACTTCCTGTTCCCTGAGCGTAGTAGTAACCATGAAGAAAAGAAGAAGAATGAATACGATATCCGACATAGAAGCGGTCGGGATATTGGCTTTTGACTGTGCGCGTTTTTTCTGAAATTTCATAATCTACTGCTCCTTTAGGATCCTATCTTTTCGGGCTCAGCGATCGAGATAATAATCGGCACTTTTTCTCTTACAACGCCCTGATCGTCAACGTTCAGTTCATTGTATTTTTTGCCGTATTTACCGAGTGAATATTCATCTCTTACTTCAAAGTATGAAAGTTTCACCTGATCGAGCGTCTGAAGATATTTATTATAAACTGTCTTCCTGTCAGTTTTAACAGAAACGATAAGCTTCTTGTTTGATGGAAGTTCAATTTTACTCTGAATCCGCGGTTTTAGATTATTTTTAATCTGTGGAATCGCGATGATCGCGCCATCCAGAAGCACATCACCGTTTTCATTAATAAGCAGAGCTGCCATTCTTTCTTTTGAAATTTCAACTAATTGCTGCTCTTCCGGCGGAATATACTCCGGCAGAGTGAGACCGATACCTGTATCAATATCAATAGTCGTCGTAACTAGAAAGAACAGCAGAAGCAGAAAAGAAATATCCGACATGGAGGCGGTCGGAATTTCCGGTTCAGTTCTGGGTTTTCTATTTA of Ignavibacteriales bacterium contains these proteins:
- a CDS encoding acetyl-CoA carboxylase biotin carboxylase subunit, whose amino-acid sequence is MIRKILIANRGEIALRIIRTCREMGITAVAIYNKNDETSLHAIAADEAYFLGEGDISSTYLNIQRIIEIAKAAGADAIHPGYGFLSENASFIEAVRKSGLGFIGPSAESVRAMGEKTNAREVVLKAGVPVVPGSDGVIKTVEELYEKAARIGFPVLLKATAGGGGKGMKKVFNPEELEDAFNSATREAIKFFGNGAVYLEKLIEQPKHIEVQILADKMGNTVHLFERECSLQRRHQKVIEEAPSPSITPDLREKMTTVAVNAAKAVKYFGAGTIEMLLDKHGSFYFLEMNTRIQVEHPVTEMITGIDLVREQILIEEGKELSFRQDEISFRGHAIECRIYAEDPDNEFLPATGKLTTLVFPSGPGIRIDEGVTENSVITTAFDPMIAKLTVHAADRPKAISRGIRALNELVLAGCGNNLEFLKKLLQFPEFVKGSHTINSIEESMDAIQSLRPEKGVSDEVLAAALAVIESSVRNNSGQREATEAETSNWRRQLYED
- a CDS encoding Smr/MutS family protein gives rise to the protein MIPSSVAGKLEFSKILSLIRKFAVTDPGKNYIESLEPVYNFEYLSKVFTRIEEAKSLLLGNINIPVEYHPDLNEDLLSSGVSGMIMKPEKILAVLRLLQNSRIVAGFVKNLEKEVPDLKLLVMGITSSSTLEHHIQSILSETGEVKDSASRELRDIREDIRRRSRDLRILFDRLRRTYSEEDIIREDYITLREGRFVLPVKAEYKRQIKGFIHSESATGQTVYIEPEESLALNNEIVSLTYAEKREVERILMELTSKIGEFSAQLMTNLSVLGELDSYLARAQYALKVNGITPVLKEYQTLSLLQARNPLLIESIGYNSTIPISIDFSKCRTIIISGPNAGGKTAALKTVGLLLIMLKAGIQIPVSPDSVVGSFDSLYIEIGDNQSIEENLSTFSSHLLNLNRIVSEAGTGAVVLLDELGNGTEPNAGSGIASAVLLRLLSNGAFTLATTHHSKLKSLADSNPEIENAGFDFDLNTLKPTYILKQGLPGLSYAFELAGKLGFDDEFIAQSKLFAGKETITSEDALIQVRILQEKLKESENKLSLQESRIAGLEKLYRQKLDDIERRKEDILIKARKQAERIVESSKSDMNKVLKELKESKGEKSAVKKVISKGEEILKTLSDEKSERTETELIQISVGQFVKIRGTNTTGKVIEADPVKKRATVLAGSLRLDSDFASLEVISKGAAKELTVSSSSAHHDASALSYRIDIRGARPDEIRLELTKFIDNSYAGRMERIEILHGKGTGALKALVKEILSSHPGVSRFYFASPDFGGDGITIVEFT
- a CDS encoding CvpA family protein; translation: MNYLDIILLIVLVVAFILGFKDGIIRKIIGTAGFFIAIFLGVILAKSAGGVLHSITGIEPYFSEILAGFFVFVIVIVLTSVIKRVVHPFDKINNMVNRILGGITGMIQILFFISAALYLLNVFRIPSQDTRNESFLYSPLASFLPGVIDQIENLNPDTKKSIKEFLIEKDSL
- a CDS encoding GatB/YqeY domain-containing protein; protein product: MTLKEKINEDLKAAMKSGDKLRLESVRAIRAKILEFEKSGIGRDMSPDDEIKLLSSEVKKRKDSIEQYLAAGRNDIAEKEKSEMLIIQEYLPKQLTEDEIRNVIKSLASAVGAVSKADFSKLMPAAAKELKGKADGKIVRTLVEEFLGS
- a CDS encoding biopolymer transporter ExbD, giving the protein MKFQKKRAQSKANIPTASMSDIVFILLLFFMVTTTLREQEVFVKYSLPEAKAVEKVENKRLISYLWVGNDKRIQLNDAVVKIEEVQSIMYGKRQILPNVIVSLRIDKNVDMGMVTDIQQELRKAYCLRINYSASVKI
- a CDS encoding biopolymer transporter ExbD — translated: MPILNRKPRTEPEIPTASMSDISFLLLLFFLVTTTIDIDTGIGLTLPEYIPPEEQQLVEISKERMAALLINENGDVLLDGAIIAIPQIKNNLKPRIQSKIELPSNKKLIVSVKTDRKTVYNKYLQTLDQVKLSYFEVRDEYSLGKYGKKYNELNVDDQGVVREKVPIIISIAEPEKIGS